The Rhodopseudomonas palustris genome window below encodes:
- a CDS encoding protein TolA — protein sequence MKIDKTLAASVALHVLVLGWAMLSFSSKAFELEPQDTVAVDTISEDQLAKVMAGMRSGKKENPKPLVEKVAEAKPVEDTVGKISEKAPVITDTSPPPQPKTEEKPVEKKPDPPKPVVKEEPKKEEPKKAEKKPEPAKEEAKEAEKKPEPKVDPIAEALKKEEKKKPPPKPAEAAAKPPEPVKPKAERVFDQSKIAALLDKRDPTRQAVAGDALNSNAALGLSKGSAANNSATWGAMFQSQVERCWKKPYGGIEAQRAEAAFVIRLKRDGTLESMPQPEGHPATPYLRVYQESALRAIIECQPYKLPPAFFEEWKYFAPVFTDRRT from the coding sequence GTGAAGATCGACAAGACATTGGCGGCGTCCGTGGCGTTGCACGTTCTCGTGCTCGGCTGGGCCATGCTGTCGTTCTCGTCGAAGGCCTTCGAGCTCGAGCCGCAAGATACGGTCGCGGTCGACACCATCTCGGAGGATCAGCTCGCCAAGGTGATGGCCGGCATGCGCTCCGGCAAGAAGGAAAATCCCAAGCCGCTGGTCGAGAAGGTCGCCGAGGCCAAGCCGGTCGAGGACACCGTCGGCAAGATCAGCGAGAAGGCGCCGGTGATCACCGACACCTCGCCGCCGCCGCAGCCGAAGACCGAGGAAAAACCGGTCGAGAAGAAGCCCGATCCGCCGAAGCCGGTGGTGAAGGAAGAGCCGAAGAAAGAAGAGCCGAAGAAGGCCGAGAAGAAGCCGGAGCCGGCGAAGGAAGAAGCCAAGGAAGCCGAGAAGAAGCCGGAGCCGAAGGTCGATCCGATCGCCGAGGCGCTGAAGAAGGAAGAGAAGAAAAAGCCGCCGCCGAAGCCGGCCGAGGCCGCCGCCAAGCCACCGGAGCCGGTCAAGCCCAAGGCCGAGCGGGTGTTCGACCAGTCGAAGATCGCCGCCCTGCTCGACAAGCGCGATCCGACCCGGCAGGCGGTCGCCGGCGACGCGCTGAACTCGAACGCGGCGCTGGGGTTGTCGAAGGGCAGCGCGGCGAACAATTCCGCCACCTGGGGCGCGATGTTCCAGTCGCAGGTCGAGCGCTGCTGGAAAAAGCCCTATGGCGGCATCGAGGCGCAGCGCGCCGAAGCCGCCTTCGTGATCCGGCTGAAGCGCGACGGCACGCTGGAGTCGATGCCGCAGCCGGAGGGCCATCCGGCGACGCCCTATTTGCGCGTGTATCAGGAGAGCGCGCTGCGGGCGATCATCGAGTGCCAGCCCTACAAGCTGCCGCCGGCGTTCTTCGAGGAATGGAAATACTTCGCGCCCGTGTTCACCGACCGGCGGACCTGA
- a CDS encoding ExbD/TolR family protein: MSMNMAAGGGGGGRRRRGKRPVMAEINVTPMVDVMLVLLIIFMVAAPLLTTSIDIDLPVARGGAQIQSNTPPLTLSVKRTGGGCNSQVELYVGDSPVAPAEMEAKIKAIRTTRSDTDNVVYLRGDKDVCYTDMMKLLGQIRTAGFKANIVIVPEQGS; encoded by the coding sequence ATGTCGATGAACATGGCGGCAGGCGGCGGAGGCGGCGGCAGACGTCGCCGGGGCAAGCGCCCGGTGATGGCGGAGATCAACGTCACGCCGATGGTCGACGTGATGCTGGTGCTGCTGATCATCTTCATGGTGGCGGCGCCGCTGCTCACCACGTCGATCGACATCGACCTGCCGGTCGCCCGCGGCGGCGCGCAGATCCAGTCCAATACGCCGCCGCTGACGCTGTCGGTGAAACGGACCGGCGGCGGCTGCAACTCGCAGGTCGAGCTCTATGTCGGCGACAGCCCGGTCGCCCCGGCCGAGATGGAAGCCAAGATCAAGGCGATCCGGACGACGCGGTCGGACACCGACAACGTGGTCTATCTTCGGGGCGACAAGGACGTCTGCTATACGGACATGATGAAGCTGCTCGGCCAGATCCGCACCGCCGGCTTCAAGGCGAATATCGTGATCGTGCCGGAGCAGGGCTCCTGA
- the tolB gene encoding Tol-Pal system beta propeller repeat protein TolB, which yields MDCPNMPLNLNRRQILLSAATAAGALALGPARDAFGQARVQITEGNVAPLPIAIPNFVAGTPSDNEVGSGVSQVITNNLKRSGLFAPIDQAAYVEKITNIDVPPQFKSWTSINAQALVTGRMTRQPDGRLKAEFRLWDVATGQQLAGQQYFTSPEYWRRIAHIISDQIYERLTGEKGYFDSRVVFIDESGPADRRIKRLALMDQDGANVRYLTRGSDLVLTPRFSPSTQEITYMEFGQGDPKVYLFNIETGQRETVGNFPGMSFAPRFSPDGQRIIMSLQQGGNSNLFVMDLRSKSTTRLTDTPAIDTSPSYSPDAARICFESDRGGKPQIYVMPASGGQAQRISFGEGSYSTPVWSPRGDYIAFTKQGGGQFAIGIMKPDGSGERILTSGFHNEGPTFAPNGRVLMFFRDPGGNAGPSLFTVDVSGRNELRVPTPGYASDPAWSPLLS from the coding sequence ATGGATTGCCCGAACATGCCGCTCAACTTGAACCGCAGACAGATCCTCCTCTCAGCCGCGACTGCCGCGGGCGCGCTGGCGCTCGGACCGGCGCGCGACGCGTTCGGCCAGGCCCGGGTGCAGATCACCGAGGGCAACGTCGCCCCGCTGCCGATCGCGATTCCGAATTTCGTCGCCGGCACGCCGTCGGACAACGAGGTCGGCAGCGGCGTCAGCCAGGTGATCACCAACAACCTCAAGCGCAGCGGCCTGTTCGCGCCGATCGACCAGGCCGCCTATGTCGAGAAGATCACCAACATCGACGTGCCGCCGCAGTTCAAGAGCTGGACCAGCATCAACGCCCAGGCGCTGGTCACCGGCCGGATGACGCGCCAGCCCGACGGGCGGCTCAAGGCCGAATTCCGGCTGTGGGACGTCGCCACCGGCCAGCAGCTCGCCGGCCAGCAATACTTCACCTCGCCGGAATATTGGCGCCGGATCGCCCACATCATCTCCGACCAGATCTACGAACGGCTCACCGGCGAGAAGGGTTACTTCGACAGCCGCGTCGTGTTCATCGACGAGAGCGGTCCGGCGGACCGCCGCATCAAGCGGCTGGCGCTGATGGACCAGGACGGCGCCAATGTCCGCTATCTGACGCGCGGCAGCGATCTGGTGCTGACGCCGCGGTTCTCGCCGTCGACCCAGGAAATCACCTATATGGAGTTCGGGCAGGGCGATCCGAAGGTGTACCTGTTCAACATCGAGACCGGGCAGCGCGAGACCGTCGGCAACTTCCCCGGCATGTCGTTTGCCCCGAGATTCTCGCCGGACGGCCAGCGCATCATCATGAGCCTGCAGCAGGGCGGCAATTCGAACCTGTTCGTCATGGACCTGCGCTCCAAGTCGACGACGCGGCTGACCGACACTCCGGCGATCGACACCTCGCCGTCCTATTCGCCGGACGCCGCCCGGATCTGCTTCGAATCCGATCGTGGCGGCAAGCCGCAGATCTACGTGATGCCGGCCAGCGGCGGCCAGGCGCAGCGGATCTCGTTCGGCGAGGGCAGCTACTCGACGCCTGTGTGGTCGCCGCGCGGCGACTACATCGCCTTCACCAAGCAGGGCGGCGGCCAGTTCGCGATCGGCATCATGAAGCCGGACGGCTCCGGCGAGCGGATTCTGACCTCGGGCTTCCACAACGAGGGGCCGACCTTCGCGCCGAACGGCCGGGTGCTGATGTTCTTCCGCGATCCCGGCGGCAATGCCGGTCCGTCGCTGTTCACCGTCGACGTCTCCGGCCGCAACGAATTGCGGGTCCCGACGCCCGGCTACGCCTCCGACCCCGCCTGGTCGCCGCTGTTGTCGTAA